The proteins below are encoded in one region of Coturnix japonica isolate 7356 chromosome 10, Coturnix japonica 2.1, whole genome shotgun sequence:
- the BCL2A1 gene encoding bcl-2-related protein A1, with the protein METAEFYYVYYLAQDYLQYVLQESRLGPAQTRVAHVLRNIASSLQDQTEEALRPFLDRIDITSVDVAKRIFNGVMEEKFADGNTNWGRITTIFTFGGLLTKKLQEHGVQLTGEEKEQISYFITEYIINNKAAWIDANGGWENGFLTKFERRSPLSFSTITDIFAAVFSLFREYY; encoded by the exons ATGGAAACCGCTGAGTTCTATTACGTTTATTATTTAGCTCAAGATTATCTGCAATATGTGCTTCAGGAATCACGTCTTGGACCAGCCCAAACCAGGGTTGCTCATGTCTTGCGAAACATTGCATCTTCACTCCAAGATCAGACAGAGGAGGCTCTCAGACCCTTTTTGGACAGGATCGATATCACCTCCGTTGATGTTGCCAAGAGAATTTTCAATGGagtcatggaagaaaaatttgCTGATGGAAATACGAACTGGGGACGAATTACGACCATATTTACTTTTGGAGGTCTTCTCACCAAGAAGCTTCAAGAGCACGGAGTTCAGCTCACCggagaggagaaggagcagATTTCTTATTTCATCACAGAGTACATCATAAACAACAAAGCCGCGTGGATAGATGCAAACGGTGGCTGG GAAAACGGTTTCCTAACAAAGTTTGAAAGAAGATCACCACTGTCTTTCTCTACAATTACAGACAtatttgcagctgttttttccttgttcagAGAGtactactga